The region GAATATGAGATAAAATGTGAGATTTATGTCATAAGACTTTTCTTGTGAAACTATTGGTTTATTGAATTATATACATACTAGTTCATTTCTTGATCAGAAATGTGTTTTGATATATTCCTAAATACTCTAACATTGTTGATGACAAATCAAATTGGTTTGGGGATTGAGCTTTAGAGTATGCTAAGGGCAAGGTGAGAAGCTTCTCAGTCTTTCCAACATAAGCTCTCTTGGTCAAGTTATCATAATCATTATCCTCAATTGCATCCAAGATTTTTCTGTACAACATCAAGCATGACCATACCTGAAAAATCACATATCAACTTGTTAAGATTGTTGTGCATTTGATGAATTATTTAAGCAAATGAATAAGCATTTACCGGCCAACGGCTAGCCTTGTCGAGTTGAGAGGCTCCTTCTTCAGCAAGGTTGAAATAGTATCTTGCTCTTGTAATTTGTTCCTTCATGAACTCTCTCCATCCGTCGCTTACTTTTCCATCCAAAACATCTTTGTCGCATAATCCGAATTGTTCAAGCTCGTCTTGTGGGAGGTAAACTCTTCCTCTCCTCGCACTGTCACGAAATACCATTATTCGAGTGTTAATTTACCGACAAACTGTTCCGACAGACTATTGAGTCACACCGTAGTGTTCTACAACATATTGAATGTAGAAGGGAAGAGAATGACTTACTCCTCTCCTACATCTCTGAGGATGTTAGTGAGCTGATTGCCAATACCCAAGTTGAGTGCTGCATTATAGATTGTCTGAGCAGAAGCAGAAGCTTCGGGTGCTATTCCCATTACAGGAACACTCATTAGGCCCACAGTCCCAGCAACATAGTAGCAGTAACGGTACAGCTCTTCGAAATTCGAGTACCGACTTTTCCTTGTATCCATTCTCATTCCCTCAATCATGTCCTTGAATGCCTGCCAAAATTCATATTATTAGCTAACTGACTGATTATTTCACGCAACGGTAAGTGAAGTGATAAGGCACACACCTTAATGTCTAGGGGAAACTTGAAAACAGTATCGGTAAGTGCAGCATCGAGCATGTCATAAGGCCGGCCATCGAAGATATCGTGTAATCGTTCTTCCCATCGGTCCAGAACAGAGGAGCTCATGTAGTCTGCATTGGGTCCATCTACTAGTTCATCTGTCCTCCTACACCAAACTGCAACacaaaaatataagaaaatgacACCAACACCTCTAAATCGATGTTGTTTCCATGTCGAACATCAAAATTCTTCACACGATTTAATGAAAATGTtggttttttttaaagtatgatCCATTAACGATTTTCTTGAATTTGTATATCCTACCATAAATTGCCCAAATAGCTTTCTGCCTTTCCTCTGTCATTAGTAAAGTTCCTGTATCAAAAAAGCAAAGAACAATCAAGAAATTAGTCAGTCACAAGAAGTTGAAgaactatttaaaatttataaaagtatatttttaacataaaattttagcattttgaaaatggaaaaaatgcTCCGAAAGAGAAGTAAAGTACCTAGGTAGAAAGTCTTGGCATATTCAGCACAAATGTGTTTGCAGCCCTCATAAGCTTCTTCAAGAAACAAAGGATGAAACTCTGGCTTTTTACAAAGATGTTGGCGGGCTAATAACGAATCAGATTGCGACTGCCTTTCGACAATTTCGCGCACATGAACATCGTTACGAACAATTATTTGCTGAGGTAAAGCAGAAGTTGAGTTTGATTGGGTTGGAGCTATCATCACTTGAGCTTTTGCTCTTGTAACTACAGATTTGGCATGGTTGCTTCTAATGCAAGGCTTAGCCGAAACTGAAAATATTGAGCTCATTTCAATTATTTAGAGCTCAAAAGATAATTATAATAACTTACTGactctctattttttttctttacaacTCAAGGCAATGGATTTTATATCATAGTATACTACTCTACCTCTCTTTACTCTTTCAATGTAATGAACAAACTTATAAGCTTTTGTCTCTTTATTTGTTTCTTGCACCAAACCAACTATATATAATACTCAGTGAAATTGGcagaattataaaaatacatagtACTTAACTAATTAGGAAATACtctattattttatgaaaaattatggAAGTTTTCCACATGACAACATTCATCTATTTAGATGGTACTTCATACATTTAGAGAAATAAATACTATCATTTTCCTATATTAAgtcaaaattattaattttctgctatattttaaaaatcaatgtTTTTGCTGATATATATATTTCCATTTGATTAAAACTCTATTTCTTGCAAGAAGGTTTTCAGTTAtgaatatctaaaaaaaatatagaagaaGAAACACATTTTTAAAGTTAAGCGAGATATGagcaattttaaattaaaattatttttataaaaaaaataatgtttttattttgtagttCACACGGTTTATTATTAGATCttcaataaattcaaaaaaatataatatttatttatcaatcaaattaaaagtatCAAAATGTGTCGGTAATTTGTATTCATATCAGCCTACTCAGATAAGACTTATGTTGATAAAATATTATGTACATTTAGTTTGTCctttaaaaattattcatatttatatatttttaagtttttattgaTGTGTAGATTATGATTATGTATTTCTTTTAAGAATGATTATATATGCTTAAAAATATAGTTTCATATa is a window of Mercurialis annua linkage group LG2, ddMerAnnu1.2, whole genome shotgun sequence DNA encoding:
- the LOC126667182 gene encoding phytoene synthase 2, chloroplastic-like; the encoded protein is MSSIFSVSAKPCIRSNHAKSVVTRAKAQVMIAPTQSNSTSALPQQIIVRNDVHVREIVERQSQSDSLLARQHLCKKPEFHPLFLEEAYEGCKHICAEYAKTFYLGTLLMTEERQKAIWAIYVWCRRTDELVDGPNADYMSSSVLDRWEERLHDIFDGRPYDMLDAALTDTVFKFPLDIKAFKDMIEGMRMDTRKSRYSNFEELYRYCYYVAGTVGLMSVPVMGIAPEASASAQTIYNAALNLGIGNQLTNILRDVGEDARRGRVYLPQDELEQFGLCDKDVLDGKVSDGWREFMKEQITRARYYFNLAEEGASQLDKASRWPVWSCLMLYRKILDAIEDNDYDNLTKRAYVGKTEKLLTLPLAYSKAQSPNQFDLSSTMLEYLGIYQNTFLIKK